From the Methanomassiliicoccales archaeon genome, one window contains:
- a CDS encoding metal-dependent hydrolase translates to MSINYLGHSAFIIEGFRGNILIDPFIKGNPMAVAPKDLKVDLILVTHAHGDHLGDAIEISKRTGAPIHSTYEIANYALQKGARAIDGHIGCVLKLPFTTVKTFQAIHGSSIEGAVSLGIACSFAIAADDRVVYHAGDTALFGDMKLIGEEFRIDVALLPIGGHYTMGIDDAVRAASLLNADTVIPMHYNTFDAIRTDPEEFKKKLVEKTKAKCVILRPGERYSIP, encoded by the coding sequence GTGAGCATCAATTATCTTGGCCATTCGGCCTTTATCATTGAGGGTTTCAGAGGTAACATTCTCATCGATCCCTTTATTAAAGGAAATCCGATGGCTGTGGCTCCGAAGGATTTGAAGGTCGACTTGATTTTAGTTACGCATGCACATGGCGACCATTTGGGAGATGCGATTGAGATCTCAAAAAGAACTGGCGCACCAATTCATTCAACATACGAAATTGCAAATTATGCACTGCAAAAAGGGGCAAGGGCGATTGACGGACACATTGGCTGTGTCCTCAAACTGCCTTTCACAACAGTGAAAACGTTCCAGGCCATTCATGGTTCTTCGATCGAAGGTGCAGTTTCTCTCGGCATAGCTTGTTCCTTTGCTATAGCTGCAGATGACAGAGTCGTTTATCACGCTGGGGATACCGCTTTATTTGGTGATATGAAGCTCATCGGTGAAGAATTCAGAATCGATGTAGCGCTCCTCCCTATCGGAGGACACTATACAATGGGCATAGATGATGCGGTAAGAGCCGCTTCACTGCTCAATGCCGATACGGTCATTCCTATGCATTACAACACGTTCGACGCAATAAGAACAGACCCTGAAGAATTTAAGAAGAAGCTTGTAGAAAAGACGAAGGCGAAGTGCGTCATACTTCGTCCTGGTGAGAGGTATAGCATTCCTTGA